ACGCTCATCAACGGATCGAGCGAAGCGGTGTGATCCTGGAAGATCGCTGAAATCCGTTTTCCGCGCAGCGCTTCCCGCTCGCCGGCCGTCATCGCGTTAAACGCCTTGCCGTCGAAGCTGATTGTTCCCGAGGTCTGCTGGAACTCCGGCGCAAGCAGTCCGAGGATGGCATTGCCGACGGTCGACTTGCCAGCCCCGGACTCACCGATGATCCCAAGGATCTCGCCGCGTCCAAGCGCGAAGCTGACGTCGCTGAGGATCGTCGTCGGGCCGGCCCTGGAGAGATGGCGAAGGCTAAGGTTCTCGACCCGCAACAATGGCGGCGACGGGGGCAGGGGGTGCGGAGGGATGTTCACATGTTCCACTGTCATCGCGTCTGGTTCCTTGGATCGAGACTGCGGCGAACGTCCTCGCCGACGAGATTGATGGAAGCGATCAGGCCGAAGAGGGCGAGCCCCGGAAACAGGCTGATCCAGTATTGGCCGGTCATCAGGTACTGGAAGCCGTTGGCAACGGCGGAGCCGAGCGAGGGTTTGTCGATCGGAACGCCCAAGCCAAGGAAGGACAGCGTCGCCTCCAGCGCCACCGCATGGCCGACCTCGATCGGGATCAGGGTGATGGCCGGTGCGATGCTGTTGGGCAGCAGGTGACGGAAGATGACCCTTGATGTCGGAAGCCGCATTAGCCGGGCCGCATCCATGTAGGGTTTCTTGACCTCGCTTAAGGCGACGCCACGGGCGATCCGCGCATAGGTCGCCCATTGCACGATGACCAGCGCCAGGATGATCCGGTCGACGCCCGGACCGAGCGTGACGATGGCAATCAGCGCAATCAGGATGGTCGGCAGGCTGAGCTGCAGGTCGACGAGGCGCATGATGACGACATCGACCCATTTGCCGAAGTAGGCGGCACTGACCCCGGCGGTGAGCCCGATCAGGGCGGCAAGTGCTGAACTGACGATCGACACCACCAGGCTGATGCGCAGGCCATAAAGAATGGTACTGACGATATCGCGGCCGAGGCCGTCGGTTCCAAACAGGTAGAGATAACCGCCGCTTCCGAGTGTGCCGGGCGGCGACGACGCCTCCCAGCCGAAGATCTGCAAGGGATCATAAGGGTTCTGCGGTGCGATCAGCGGCGCGGCAAGGGCAACCAGCACGTAGCTGGCGAGCAGGATTTTGGACAGGGTGAGCACCGGTCCGCGTCGGGGCTTTTTTAATGCGCTCAGGATTTGGGCTTTCATGACGGTCCACCTTATGAAGACAGGCGCACGCGCGGATCGAGCACGGCGTAGAAGAGATCGACGAGGGCGTTGAGCCCGACGAAGGCGACGGCGATGAAGGTGAGGGTCGCCATCACCACCGGCCGATCGAGCAACTGGATGGAGTCGATCAGAAGCTTGCCGACGCCCGGCCACGAGAAGATCGATTCCACCACCACGGCAAAGGCGAGCATGCCGCCGAACTGCAGGCCGATGATCGTCACGATCGGAACGCTGATGTTCGGTAGCGTGTGGCGCATGAGGATCCGTCGTGACGACAGCCCTTTGGCACGGCAAAACCGCGTAAAGTCCTGGCTTTCGACCTCGATCGTGCCGGAGCGCGACAGACGCGCGATCAACGCGATGTTCGGAATGGCGAGTGCCAGCGCCGGCAGCACCAGGTGCCAGAGCCCGTTGGCGGTCATCCAACTCCAGTCCTCACCGAGGACACGCTCGGTCGCACCGCGTCCACCGGAGGGAAACCAGCCGGTGAGGATGGCGCCGACGAGGATCAGCATCATCGCCAGCCAGAAAGACGGGATGCTGAGCGCCGAGACGCTGCCGTTCAGCAGGGTCCGGTCAAACAGCGAGCCCACGCGCCGGCCGGCAAGAAGTCCGAGCCCGGTTCCAAGCGGTGCCGCGATCAGCATGGCGATAAAGGCAAGTTCCAGCGTTGCCGGCAGTTTGCTCATCACCAGCGTGAAGGCCGGCTGATGATAGATGTAGGAGGTGCCGAAGTTGCCGCTCACGACATTGCTGATGAAGACGAGGTACTGGCGCCAGATTGGCTGATCGAGGCCAAGCGCAATGGTGGCCGCCTGAATGTCCTCAGGCGTGGCGGTTTCGATGTTGACGACGTTGAAGACCGGATTGCCGACGCTGTGGATGCCGATAAAGCCGATCAGCGACATGGCGATGAGAAGCAGGAAGGCCTGTGACAGCCTTCCAAAAACAATCGAGATCATATCCATCCGCCTCTACTCCGTCGCGGCAATCGTCTGCATCGCCGTCGTCCAGCCGCGCGGATGCATGACGTAGGAGCCGATGCGCGGGCCGTAACCGACGATGTGGTGGAAGTGGTAAAGCGGGATGATCGGCTGGTCGGCCATCACCAGCTCAGTTGCCGAAGCCAATGCCGCATCGCGCTCCGGTCCGACGGCAATGCTCTCCGCCTTGGCCAGCATCTCGTCGAAGGCGACGTTCTGATACTTGCCGAAGTTCAACGCACCGGTTCCGCGCTCCTTGTTCGGCGAAGCGAGCAGGGCGCGAAGGATGATGTCGACAGCCTCGCCGGAGGTGCCGCCATACCAGACGGCATAGTCGCCGGCAGCGCGCTTGGTGTTGAACACCGAGAACGGCGCTGTCGAGGGCTGGGCGTTCACACCTATCCGGGCCCAGCTCTGGGCGATTGCCTGCAGGCTCTCGGCGTCGCCCGGATAACGCCCGGCCGGACCGGCAAGAACCAGATTGAACCCGTCAGGATATCCGGCCCTGGCGAGCAGCGCCTTTGCCGCTTCGTAGTCAGGCGCCTCAGGCAGAAGCTTGGCCGACGTGCCCGGCAGGCCGGTCGGAAACACCTGCGAGGCGGCGGTCCCATAGCCGGCAAGGATCTTGTCTGCGAGAATGCCGCGGTCGGTTGCAAGCGCCAGTGCACGCCGCACCTGCGGGTCCTTGAACGGGTTGGCGATCGGTTCTCCCGATTTGTCCGTCACACCGGGAAGGGTGTCGCGGTCAACATCGAACTGCACGAAGTTGATGCGGGCGGCACCGACGCTGGCAATCCAGGCGCCGCGCTGCTTCAGACCATCGACATCACGGGCGGGAATGGCGTCAGCGACGTCGACCTCGCCGGTGCTAAGGGCTGCCACGCGGGCGGCCGGGTTCTCGATCACGCGGAAGCCGACCGTCAGCCAGGCGGGCTTGCCGCCCCAGTAGCCATCGTTGCGCACCAGCCTGAGGCTCTCGCCGGAGCTCCAGCTTTCGAACTTGTAGGGTCCGGTCCCAACAGGTGCAGCACCGGAATTGAGCGCTTCGGTGGTCTCAAAGCCCTCCGCCGGCTTGTTCATCATGAAGATCGAGGAGAAGGTGAGCGGCAGGGTAGGGGCGGCACCGCTGGTCTCGATGACCACCGTCAGCGGATCGGTCGCAGAAACCGCCTTGATGCCGCTGACAGAGGAGCGAAACCCGCCGCTCGGGGGCTTCAGGAAATCCCGGATCCGCTCGATCGAATAGACGACATCCTCGGCATCGAAGACCGCGCCACCATGGAATCGCACCCCGTCGCGCAGCTTGAACTCCCACTGGGTAGGGGAAAGCGCGCGCCAGGAGATGGCAAGCCCGGGCTTCAGCTCGAGACCCTCGTCCTGATAGACGAGCCGCTCATAGATATGAGAGAGCAGCGAGGTATTCTCGTTGAGATTGGCGTAATGCGGATCGAGCGTCATCAGCTTGTAGGACGTGGCGATGCGCAGATCACCCGGCTCTTGGGCCACGGCTGGCGTCGAGATCAACGACGCACCGAGCGAGACGGACACGAGAAACGCCGACAGCAGGCATGGGCGAAAAGGTCTTCCCAGTTTCATGTGCAGTTCCTTGTTGTTTTTTGACAGAGTCAGGGGCTCGCGCCGAAGGGGCTTCTGCGCGGGGTCATTCGGAGATTGCTCTAAGTCCCGGCGGCGGGCTGTCAGCGCGCCGCTTACGATGCGGCGAACACTTTCAACCGCTGAGGCGCGGCGAGGGATCAGCTGACGTATCGATTTTCAGCAAATCAGCCAGCACCGTACGGATTTGCGGCCATGGTTCGTCGGAACAGATGAGGGAAGGCTGGTTACGCGTCACAATCGCGTCGAGTTTGGCCGCAACACCGGCGATTGACGGCGCTGGCGTCAGCCACAACGCTTGTGCGGCCAGTTCCTCTGCCAACGCTGCACGGTCCTCAACCTCGAGAGCCTCGTTGTAAGCACGTGACCCGTCGTGGTCGCTTGAGGATGACAGGCCAGCCGAAAAAAGGGAGGTTTCGAGGTGTTGCAGTTGCGCCGTCGATTCGCTCAGACGGTCCCAGGTGGCACGCCAAAGATGCCAAGCCGCCAGCGCGTGATCCTGGTTGCCCGCTTCAAAATCCGAATTCTCAGGAGCGGAACGAGCCTGATGTGTGGGTAAGCACGCCGCAACCAGGGAATGAAGATCTCCTCGGGTGACGGTAGACAAAGTTCTGCTATTGTCGGAATCAGCCATGATCCGAGCTCCCTACAGCTTGGTTGTGGTCAGGCTGTGCGTGGTGTTGCAAGCACCGAGCACAGCCGCATGAACCTTTAAGTGCCACATGAACCAAAAAAGTTCAACTGAGAAATTGAAATTTATGAGTGTAATAACGGGAGCTCAGATTCGCGCTGCAAGAGCGCTTGTACGTTGGACGGCTGAGGAGCTGGCAAATGCAGCAAGCGTCGGGCTCTCCACGATCCGACGAGCTGAGGCGGAAGATGGGCCACCAACAATTACGCCAGCGAACCTGAAGTTGATCCGGATTGCTCTGGAATCCGCCGGCGTAGAGTTTATCCCCGACCACGGCGATGGAGCAGGGATTCGATTAAAGAAGTAGCCATCGAAACTCAGCTTCCTTGTCCACCCACGCGTGAGGGGACGATGAATTTTCGCAGGCTCTGTCATCTATGCGCGGTCTGTGAAGTCGAACGTTCAGACGCCGGGTCTCTTCTTGCTCATGCAATAGGAAACCTTTTCTTGATTAAAGTGTCCTGTCCACGACTTGTACCGCAACGCCGACTAGGAGCGCCGCGAGCGTAACCGCGGCACTGAAACGCGCCAACTTCATGCGACGCCCTCGCGCGCCAGACCAATCATATCCCACCCGGTCACCTCCCTGCGACGTGCGGTAGACTAACTCTGCCCCCGCTCATTCCCTTTCAACGAGAATGATGCGTAGCGCCCGAATGGCGTCCGCTGCGTCGATCAGGGTATCCTTGATGTCCTCGATGGATAAATCTCTGACGCGGGCAGATGCGATACCCAAATTGATCACAACATCGTTTGTGCGCCTGTTGCCCGCAACGCCGGCTTGCTCGCGCATACCACGGATCGTAGCGACCGATCGATCGAGGAGCCGGCTCACTTCGGAGGGCGTTAGCTTCTCGACCTCATTGGCAGCTCTGATCAGTTCGGAAACAAATGCGGTTGTTTGAAAAATGGGAACCCGAGAATTCATAAGCAATGCATCCAACATGCGGATCTGTCTCGCACGTCGGTTTTTCCTTTTTCAGCATCACGAGGCAGTGGGAGCCTTCTGATCTCGCACGATCCCCCACCTCGGCTGGTCTTTTGCGACGTTGTTTGCGGTCAAAAAGAAGCCCCGCCTTTTGAGGCGAGGCGAGGATCGCATCCATATGGCTCGATGGACGCGCTGTAGCGACTATTAGGAGAAGCTACCGAACGGACGAAGGGAAGGTCTGTTTCTGCGATTCCGGTACGGTTCGGATAAAAATCTCGCCGGGACCAAACGGCGGCGCCAACCGCAGAACCATAATCAACTCATCGTGCTTGCTACCATGGCCGATAAAGCCGTCGGGAACGCGGCCAACCGCCATGAAACCCTGGCGCTCATAGAAGCGGATTGCCTCCGAATTCTCCGCGTTCACCGCAAGCTCGAGCTGAAGAATTCCGTGAGCCTGCGCGTGATCTGCCACCTCTCGCAAGAGATTTGCCGCAACCCCGCTACCGCGCTTGCACTTTCGAACATAGACGCTGACAAGCTTCGCGCGGTGGGCCATTTTCCGCGCATTCTCAAACCTCAGCCCCATCATGCCCACAGGTTGTCCATCCAGAAACGCGACAAACACGGGCTGGTTTAGATGTTGACGCCATTGACGATCGGAGAGATTGGCCCAGTCTCCAAAAACACTGGCGTAGGAGAAAGGCTCATGCGAAAGCGCCTCCAGGCGCAGGCGCCGAAACACATCCACGTCCTTGACGCACAGGCGTCTGACGACCAATCCGTTTTCAATCGGCACATTGGCCTCCTTAAAATCACCGGTTCGTCGTGACATGCTCATGCATGTGTCTCTCTGAACGATAAACCTGGTCTCGGCGACCAGCCTCCCGCATCCCTCTGCTTTTATAGACCCGACCACTGCCATTCGGTGGATGCCGAGTTGATGATCCCACGTTCCGTATTCGCCAACAGGTCTGCCCAGAGCGGGTCGCTCGTGAAACTCGCGAGATCACCGGCCGTCTGGACTAAGGGCATCTTCCGGTATCGCGAAAGAAGTGCCGCCGCACTATCCAAAAGCCGGATCTTGCCCAACGGGTCAGCGCCATCCGGTTTCAAGACGCGGTGTCCCCAAACTCCCGGCAGACGATCGCGACGCATGTCTTCCCAAAGTTCCAACTCGCCCGATCGCGCAACCGCTTTGGCGGCAAGGTAGCGCATGAGTGGGTAGTAAATGACCTGGCGACATCCACCGAGAACGCGCACGCCGGGCATGATGGAAGTCACCAGGAACACCATGAAGAGACTTGGCACCAGCACGCGGTGCCGAAGCGCCGCCACGAGACTTTCCGGTCGGAACTGCACTTCGAAGTCCGGCCGGTTTTTCGTTGCCAGCACGTTGTCCCGGAGACGAAGGGGAACAATTCTGCCTTTGTCAGTACCCCAGAAGAAATCTGTTGTTCGGCGGAGCCATCCCTTCCAGGGGCCAGAGTTCAGTTGATCGATCGTGTCCAGGACACTCTCGGCAACCGCACGATTTCTGATAAAGCCTGCCGACAGCCACGATGCGGGGTCTTCGAGGTGATCTGCAACCAGGTCTGCTATGTCGAGATCGTCAAGCTGAAGCAGCTTGACGGAAGAAGACAGCTTGCGGCGCCACAACATCTGATTGGCGTCCCTGATAGCGTCGGCAGCAGAAGCAAATTCACCTGAAGGAAGCTCGGAGAGGAGGTGAGCGGCGGCGGCGTTCGGCACCGATTGGCCGTGAGCGTTCGACAGCGCAAATCGGTATGGTCCGCTCAAACCGCAGACGCTGGATGAATCCATCCGCCTTCGCGGCAATCCGAAGACATTGAGCGCTTCACCCTCGAGCCAGAGCCAGCCGGGGCCCTTCTTTGCCTTTTCCGCGAAACTGACCGTCGAGGCATGATAGGTGATGTACCACTCAAGCCGGTGCGCTTCGAGACCCATCAGGCTGAACAAATGCGTATAGAGCGCGACGGGTTCCGGCAGCAACAAGCAGTGCGGACCCGTCTGAAGAACCGGCGCGGACATCAACTGGTGGCTAGCCCTTCGGGCTTCCTCGTCCGCGAAACCGGATCTGCGCGCCGCCCGCTCGACGCATCGGCACAACAGTTCCATGGCATGGAGGCGTACCGAACACGCTGCCTGACCCTTGACGGCATCGAAGACTGTCGCCGCGTATTCCTCCAGTGGACGTTCCCAGCATGGGGCCATAGACGGCATGAGATGGGTCATGGCATGGCGCACGTCGCCAGCGCTGCAAAGTTTTCCGTCGGCAAGAGAAGCGGCCATTTCAGAAGGCCTGCCGCCTCGGCGCGAGTGGCGCCATGGTGTTCGCGCAGCGCCAGCTGAGCTCAGGCGCCAACGGTTCAGCTTCCGTATCGACGAGTATGACCGGCAAACGCTCGTAACAGTAGCCCGGCGGGATCGCCGGCTTCAGCATCAAGGAAACCAGCTCTAACGTGGCGGTGCGCGAATTGGACGACACGATTGTGTAGAAATTCCCGCTGTTCCAAGTTACCACCGAATAGCGAAAAAAGGTCCCGAGAGCAGCTGCCGTCGTCGCCAGATCAACCTGAAGACCCGTCATCGTGTTGAGAACTTCATCCTTCTTCTTGGAGATGTCGCCGGCCGAGAAGTAGCGAGTTTTGAAGAGCTCGTCCTTTTGGCGTTCTCGTTCCTCGTAGGTGTCAGGGTCCTCATGCGCGAGCTTCTGGACCTGCACGAGGATGCCGCCCGGGCGAATGCGGGGAACGACGAAGTCCAACTGCTTTATCCGGTCACGGTCGTACATCTGGAAAGTCGTGTCCTCCAAGAGCACGTCGAATCCGGCCTGAAAAGGAAAAAGCTCTGGATCTGAGAGGTATCTGTCGTTGGTAAGATCAAAGAATGGACCATGGAAGAAGTGCGCATGGTCGCTTCCCCGCTTTGCAACGAATGACACCCGATTGGCGGCAGTAGGACTGCAGCAGAGAGCTTCGATCCGCCCATTGCCGAGCGTTGCAAGTGCGCGCGCAAGGCATCCGGTTCCTGTCCCAAGCGTGTATATTGTCGCCGGCGAAGCGCTTCGGCTCCAGGCCCGCAAGGCAAAGGCGAGGATCGCCGCTCCCACGCGAGCTTCCTCCTCAAGCCGATAGGGAATGCTGGCGAAGTAGTGGCTATCGAAGTGCCCCCAAAGACGCCGGTGCGTATCCGAAAAGACCGCAGCCTCCAGGTCAAAGTCGAGGAGGCTCAGATCAATTTTTGGTTGAGCAAGGTCCGGAGCTCCGGACTCACCGCGTGCGGTTCTTTCAAAGAACCTTGCAAACGCCGTTAGCCTGGGCGCACTGCGCCAGTGATCAATCGTTGTCCGATCCACCATGACCATCTCCCGTTACAGCGGTCGGTGCAAGTCGACCTTAGTCGGTCAGCACCGCAACCGCAGGTAAGTTCTGGTGCATTTGTGAACCCGACCGAGGGGATAGCCAATCTACCGAAATCGGTAGGCCAGATTGGCGAAAATT
This is a stretch of genomic DNA from Ensifer adhaerens. It encodes these proteins:
- a CDS encoding ABC transporter substrate-binding protein; protein product: MKLGRPFRPCLLSAFLVSVSLGASLISTPAVAQEPGDLRIATSYKLMTLDPHYANLNENTSLLSHIYERLVYQDEGLELKPGLAISWRALSPTQWEFKLRDGVRFHGGAVFDAEDVVYSIERIRDFLKPPSGGFRSSVSGIKAVSATDPLTVVIETSGAAPTLPLTFSSIFMMNKPAEGFETTEALNSGAAPVGTGPYKFESWSSGESLRLVRNDGYWGGKPAWLTVGFRVIENPAARVAALSTGEVDVADAIPARDVDGLKQRGAWIASVGAARINFVQFDVDRDTLPGVTDKSGEPIANPFKDPQVRRALALATDRGILADKILAGYGTAASQVFPTGLPGTSAKLLPEAPDYEAAKALLARAGYPDGFNLVLAGPAGRYPGDAESLQAIAQSWARIGVNAQPSTAPFSVFNTKRAAGDYAVWYGGTSGEAVDIILRALLASPNKERGTGALNFGKYQNVAFDEMLAKAESIAVGPERDAALASATELVMADQPIIPLYHFHHIVGYGPRIGSYVMHPRGWTTAMQTIAATE
- a CDS encoding class I SAM-dependent methyltransferase — protein: MVDRTTIDHWRSAPRLTAFARFFERTARGESGAPDLAQPKIDLSLLDFDLEAAVFSDTHRRLWGHFDSHYFASIPYRLEEEARVGAAILAFALRAWSRSASPATIYTLGTGTGCLARALATLGNGRIEALCCSPTAANRVSFVAKRGSDHAHFFHGPFFDLTNDRYLSDPELFPFQAGFDVLLEDTTFQMYDRDRIKQLDFVVPRIRPGGILVQVQKLAHEDPDTYEERERQKDELFKTRYFSAGDISKKKDEVLNTMTGLQVDLATTAAALGTFFRYSVVTWNSGNFYTIVSSNSRTATLELVSLMLKPAIPPGYCYERLPVILVDTEAEPLAPELSWRCANTMAPLAPRRQAF
- a CDS encoding helix-turn-helix domain-containing protein gives rise to the protein MSVITGAQIRAARALVRWTAEELANAASVGLSTIRRAEAEDGPPTITPANLKLIRIALESAGVEFIPDHGDGAGIRLKK
- a CDS encoding ABC transporter permease; the encoded protein is MDMISIVFGRLSQAFLLLIAMSLIGFIGIHSVGNPVFNVVNIETATPEDIQAATIALGLDQPIWRQYLVFISNVVSGNFGTSYIYHQPAFTLVMSKLPATLELAFIAMLIAAPLGTGLGLLAGRRVGSLFDRTLLNGSVSALSIPSFWLAMMLILVGAILTGWFPSGGRGATERVLGEDWSWMTANGLWHLVLPALALAIPNIALIARLSRSGTIEVESQDFTRFCRAKGLSSRRILMRHTLPNISVPIVTIIGLQFGGMLAFAVVVESIFSWPGVGKLLIDSIQLLDRPVVMATLTFIAVAFVGLNALVDLFYAVLDPRVRLSS
- a CDS encoding ABC transporter permease — its product is MKAQILSALKKPRRGPVLTLSKILLASYVLVALAAPLIAPQNPYDPLQIFGWEASSPPGTLGSGGYLYLFGTDGLGRDIVSTILYGLRISLVVSIVSSALAALIGLTAGVSAAYFGKWVDVVIMRLVDLQLSLPTILIALIAIVTLGPGVDRIILALVIVQWATYARIARGVALSEVKKPYMDAARLMRLPTSRVIFRHLLPNSIAPAITLIPIEVGHAVALEATLSFLGLGVPIDKPSLGSAVANGFQYLMTGQYWISLFPGLALFGLIASINLVGEDVRRSLDPRNQTR
- a CDS encoding GNAT family N-acetyltransferase, coding for MSMSRRTGDFKEANVPIENGLVVRRLCVKDVDVFRRLRLEALSHEPFSYASVFGDWANLSDRQWRQHLNQPVFVAFLDGQPVGMMGLRFENARKMAHRAKLVSVYVRKCKRGSGVAANLLREVADHAQAHGILQLELAVNAENSEAIRFYERQGFMAVGRVPDGFIGHGSKHDELIMVLRLAPPFGPGEIFIRTVPESQKQTFPSSVR